A single Erythrolamprus reginae isolate rEryReg1 chromosome 4 unlocalized genomic scaffold, rEryReg1.hap1 SUPER_4_unloc_3, whole genome shotgun sequence DNA region contains:
- the LOC139155224 gene encoding uncharacterized protein — MPARCVMADIQHQPAIGAGGEAATRQQGALLSPRRLELRVRGPTPIKLDRLRDRLRGFRPKKGAEFLVTGFSEGFRIPYKGPRIACLANNLKSVVGMEHVVREKIMKEVREGRVLGPFTEPPLPSLQVSPLGVVPKRAAGEFRLIHHLSFPPGNSVNDHIPDDLCSVRYTSFDTAVSVVRECGPGALMGKCDIKSAFRLLPIHPEDFDLLGFQFEGGGFVDRALPMGCSVSCSLFEKFSSFLEWAHVKSSGIRSVVHYLDDFLFAGPAGSDECQRGMAGFQGLCGDLDVPLAHEKTEGPTTRLTFLGIEVDSVAQTCRLPEDKLARLRDTVRVVRAARRVTLRQVQELAGLLNFACRVIAPGRAFMFRLYQATVGLTKPHHRIRLTASVRKDLGVWQDFLHTYNGVSFWRQDMLLKGDFQVKSDAAGAVGFGVVWKDKWFRADWPQEWQGTAVCRDLTFLELFPIVVAIELWSTSFTGKTIHFWCDNMAVVHVVNTLSSKNERVMGLVCHMVVRCLARNMLFRAHHVPGIRNGVADALSRGQLARFRLLAPQAAEQPEAPPRTCGRLEGRREQGNRPVHSSKHQEVVPAGR, encoded by the exons ATGCCTGCGCGttgtgtaatggcagacatccaacatcagcctgctataggggcagggggggaggcggcaacaaggCAGCAGGGGGCTCTGCTAAGCCCCAGGCGGCTGGAGCTCAGGGTAAGGGGGCCAACCCCCATTAAATTGGATAGGTTGAGAGACAGGCTTAGGGGTTTTCGCCCTAAGAAAGGTGCCGAGTTCTTGGTTACAGGTTTTTCGGAGGGTTTTAGGATTCCGTACAAAGGGCCTAGGATTGCTTGCCTGGCTAACAATCTGAAATCGGTTGTTGGGATGGAGCACGTGGTACGggaaaaaattatgaaggaggtgcgggagggccgggtactgggcccctttacggagccgcccctgccttctctgcaagtatcccccctaGGAGTAGTGCCCAAGCGAGCAGCGGGGGAGTTCCGGCTTATTCACCATCTGTCTTTCCCCCCGGGTAACTCGGTTAACGACCATATTCCGGACGACctgtgctcggtgcgctacacctcctttgatacggcggtctcggtggttcgagagtgcggaccgggggccctgatgggtaagtgtgatatcaagtcggccttccggctcttgccgattcaccccgaggatttcgaccttttaggtttccagttcgaggggggggggtttgttgatcgggccctgccgatgggttgttcagtttcatgttcattgttcgAAAAGTTTAGTTCCTTCCTAGAATGGGCCCACGTGAAGAGTTCAGGGATTCGGTCAGTTGTCCATTATTTAGATGATTTTCTCTTcgcagggccggcgggctctgatGAATGCCAGCGTGGAATGGCAGGTTTTCAGGGGTTGTGCGGAGATCTCGACGTGCCTCTGGCGCAcgagaagaccgaggggcccacgACTAGGCTCACATTCCTGGGCATCGAAgtggactcggttgcccagacTTGCAGGCTCCCGGAAGACAAACTAGCGAGGCTTCGGGACACGGTCAGGGTAGTTAgggccgccagaagggtgacCCTTAGGCAGGTGCAGGAGTTGGCGGGGCTGTTGAACTTCGCTTGTAGAGTAATAGCGCCGGGTAGGGCGTtcatgtttaggctttaccaggcTACGGTCGGTCTCACCAAGCCGCACCACAGAATCCGTTTGACGGCTAGTGTGcggaaggacctgggggtgtggcaggatTTTTTGCATACGTATAACGGGGTCTCCTTCTGGAGACAGGACATGCTACTAAAAGGCGATTTCCAGGTGAAATCTGACGCAGCCGGGGCAGTTGGTTTCGGTGTGGTCTGGAAGGACAAAtggtttagggcggactggcctcaggagtggcagggcaccgcggtgtgcagggacttgacattcttggagctgttcccaattgtcgtggctatcGAGCTATGGTCCACCAGCTTCACCGGTAAGACCAtacatttttggtgtgacaacatgGCGGTGGTGCATGTGGTCAACACCCTCTCTTCCAAAAATGAGAGGGTGATGGGCCTGGTGTGtcacatggtggttaggtgcCTGGCCCGgaacatgcttttccgggcacaccaTGTCCCTGGAATCAGGAACGGTGTAGCGGACGctttgtcaagggggcagttggctaggttccggctgcttgccccacaggccgcggaacaaccggaggcacccccccgcacctgtggcagattggagggccgacgtgaacagggcaatcgacctgtccatagcagcaagcaccaggaggtcgtaccagcgggcag atga